A window of Pedobacter lusitanus contains these coding sequences:
- a CDS encoding aldo/keto reductase has product MEYRQLGASGLKVPVLSFGTATFGGGNEFFKAWGSTQVEEAGRLINLCLDAGVNLFDTANVYSNGLSEEILGQAIKGLRDKVLLSTKATFSMGDGPNNLGSSRFHLIKQCEDSLKRLKTDHIDIYHMHGFDGNTPVEETLKTLENLVESGKVRYIACSNFSGWHLMKSLSVSERYGWSRYIAHQAYYSLLDREFEWELMPLGIDQKVGTIVWSPLASGRLSGKYRRNQPLPQDNRVQQGGGHGPALNEERLYTIMDALDEVSVETGKSVAQISLNWLLQRPTVSNIVIGARNEEQLKQNLEAVGWNLTTEQVKKLDEASKPEPIYPYWHQRQSEELNPLPVFYKA; this is encoded by the coding sequence ATGGAATACAGACAATTAGGCGCTTCGGGTCTTAAAGTACCCGTATTAAGTTTTGGTACCGCTACTTTTGGTGGTGGAAATGAGTTTTTTAAAGCCTGGGGCAGTACTCAGGTTGAAGAGGCAGGCAGACTGATTAACCTTTGTCTGGATGCCGGTGTAAATCTGTTTGATACTGCAAATGTGTATTCTAACGGATTATCAGAAGAGATTTTAGGGCAGGCGATAAAAGGACTTCGGGATAAAGTTCTGCTATCTACCAAAGCAACTTTCTCTATGGGAGACGGACCAAATAATCTGGGTTCTTCCAGATTTCATCTGATTAAACAATGTGAAGACAGTTTGAAAAGGTTGAAAACAGATCATATTGATATTTATCATATGCATGGTTTTGATGGAAATACACCAGTTGAAGAAACTTTAAAAACACTGGAAAACCTGGTGGAGAGTGGGAAAGTGCGTTATATTGCCTGCTCTAATTTTTCAGGATGGCATTTAATGAAATCCCTTTCAGTTTCTGAAAGATACGGATGGTCCAGATATATCGCACATCAGGCCTATTATTCTTTGCTGGATCGTGAATTTGAATGGGAGCTGATGCCATTGGGAATTGATCAGAAAGTAGGAACAATTGTCTGGAGCCCGCTGGCTTCCGGGCGTTTATCGGGAAAGTACAGACGCAATCAGCCACTTCCACAGGATAATCGTGTGCAGCAGGGTGGAGGACATGGGCCTGCATTGAATGAAGAACGATTATATACCATCATGGATGCCCTTGATGAAGTTTCGGTTGAGACAGGGAAATCAGTTGCGCAGATCTCCTTAAACTGGTTATTACAGAGACCTACGGTTTCAAATATTGTTATCGGAGCAAGAAACGAAGAGCAGCTGAAACAAAATCTTGAAGCCGTAGGCTGGAATCTGACAACTGAGCAGGTTAAGAAATTAGATGAGGCAAGTAAACCTGAACCTATTTATCCTTACTGGCATCAAAGACAAAGTGAAGAACTAAATCCACTGCCGGTATTTTATAAAGCTTAA
- a CDS encoding GMC oxidoreductase produces MKYDYYDLIVAGTGFASTFFLKKYLEKNKGVKRILVLERGQLFPHTERLKIKKGEHSDFLADENSWEEKIINKNKEKRWPFSTDFGGSSNCWWGCTPRFMPADFKMKTLFGIENDWPVTYEQLDPYYYEAEELMAVSGPEGTPFPRTGKYPLPPHNFTAVDKILHEKYGKLYISQPTGRASRAVKGRNACMAHSSCDVCAVNAKFTIENSNIGVYEDPQVELVYGAQVYSLETVGNVVKKVNYVKDGKDFQISGEVIVLGTNPMFNSNILLNSGDRNPLTGKGFGEQMGMQVLIYLDNLKNTGGSTWVNANGYMLYDGDHRKDFAACLIEVNNAPYNIRLERGKWLNMASFRMIFEDLPLLTNYITTSADKLVPEVHFNGRSDYAIKGMENMKKVLPGILSCLPVEKLKYLDPFPNEGHIIGGTRMGLSAADSVVDKNMIHHQYRNVFVLGSGAFTTFSASNPTLTLAAMSLYSADHSF; encoded by the coding sequence ATGAAATATGACTATTACGATTTAATTGTAGCCGGTACCGGGTTTGCTTCAACCTTTTTCCTGAAAAAATATCTGGAAAAAAATAAGGGCGTAAAAAGGATTCTGGTGTTGGAACGTGGACAGTTGTTTCCACATACAGAAAGACTTAAAATAAAGAAAGGAGAGCACTCTGATTTTTTAGCTGATGAAAATTCCTGGGAAGAAAAAATCATCAATAAAAACAAAGAAAAGAGATGGCCTTTTTCTACAGACTTTGGGGGAAGTTCTAATTGCTGGTGGGGTTGTACGCCAAGGTTTATGCCCGCAGATTTTAAAATGAAGACCCTGTTTGGAATAGAAAACGACTGGCCGGTCACCTATGAACAGCTTGATCCGTATTATTACGAAGCAGAAGAATTAATGGCTGTATCAGGTCCGGAAGGCACACCATTTCCAAGAACAGGAAAATATCCGCTTCCTCCGCATAACTTTACAGCAGTCGATAAAATACTCCATGAAAAATACGGTAAGCTGTATATCAGCCAGCCTACCGGCAGGGCCAGCCGTGCTGTTAAAGGAAGAAATGCCTGTATGGCGCATTCATCCTGTGATGTATGTGCCGTAAACGCCAAATTCACTATTGAGAATTCAAATATTGGCGTATATGAGGATCCGCAGGTAGAACTTGTCTATGGCGCACAGGTTTACAGTCTGGAAACTGTAGGAAATGTGGTAAAGAAAGTAAATTATGTAAAGGATGGTAAAGATTTCCAGATCTCGGGAGAGGTCATTGTGCTGGGAACAAACCCGATGTTTAATTCCAATATTCTGTTAAATTCAGGAGACCGGAATCCGCTTACCGGTAAAGGATTTGGAGAACAGATGGGAATGCAGGTGCTGATTTACCTGGACAACCTGAAAAATACCGGAGGCAGTACCTGGGTCAATGCCAATGGTTATATGTTATATGATGGCGATCACCGGAAAGACTTTGCAGCCTGTCTGATTGAAGTGAATAACGCACCTTACAATATCAGACTGGAAAGAGGGAAATGGTTAAATATGGCTTCTTTCAGAATGATTTTTGAAGATCTGCCGCTTTTGACAAACTATATCACTACTTCGGCAGATAAGCTGGTTCCGGAAGTCCATTTTAACGGCAGATCAGATTATGCCATTAAAGGCATGGAAAACATGAAAAAAGTACTGCCTGGAATTTTATCCTGTCTGCCTGTAGAGAAGCTTAAATATCTTGATCCCTTTCCAAATGAGGGGCATATTATAGGCGGAACGAGAATGGGCCTGAGTGCAGCAGATAGTGTGGTAGATAAAAATATGATCCATCATCAGTACAGAAATGTCTTTGTATTAGGTAGCGGCGCTTTTACCACTTTTAGCGCGTCAAATCCTACTTTAACTTTAGCCGCTATGTCTTTATACTCAGCAGATCATTCATTTTAA
- a CDS encoding ArnT family glycosyltransferase, protein MDEIYLATSLIKMNYTELITQTLDYQQKAPIGFLWTVKTFVSLLGKNEMVLRLFPLLCGIGSLFLFIPVLRYFLRPIGAITGIAILALSPPLVFHAVEIKQYSTELFATILILYTYIRYHEKQAIASLLLWGLWGAIILWFSYSSVFILAGMAAGISYRSLYKKDWKMFFRQLMPFSLWLIAFAVNYLLFTHKHAESGWVILWFDFYHYFMPLPPVNAADLRWYPAALYHLIEYPLGLTWKLYTGNSVWFKVLLNTPWLPFATLFYGIWLFIREKKHRLVLLFPFLLVFLASGLKLYPLNERFWVFICPVLILFIARGTEQLAGLFQSSLVKLLLVILLIAAPIYNSIWFMIHPDEFIMHKRSFQKEALAYINDRFQQGDLVYVYWNDLPGYRFYSNTYPYTFKALEGKDYRKASVSYPDYIAHLQKDFSAFKGKKRIWLIYNNRFLTDIGDEIDQPAWYYLKDINPADRLNSYLSTLGKNENVYSSFDIKVSLITLNGQK, encoded by the coding sequence ATGGATGAAATTTATCTGGCCACTAGTCTGATTAAAATGAACTATACGGAGCTCATTACGCAGACACTTGATTATCAGCAAAAGGCACCCATTGGATTCTTATGGACTGTAAAAACGTTCGTCAGTCTTTTAGGGAAAAACGAGATGGTTCTCCGTCTATTTCCTCTTTTATGTGGCATAGGATCACTTTTTCTATTTATTCCCGTTTTACGATATTTTCTCCGGCCCATTGGTGCAATAACCGGAATTGCCATATTAGCACTCTCTCCTCCCCTGGTTTTTCATGCTGTGGAGATCAAACAATATTCAACCGAACTGTTTGCCACTATCCTGATCCTTTATACTTATATCCGTTATCATGAAAAACAGGCCATAGCCTCATTACTTCTCTGGGGTCTGTGGGGAGCAATAATTTTATGGTTCTCTTATTCTTCGGTTTTCATTTTAGCAGGAATGGCTGCAGGAATAAGTTACAGAAGTTTATACAAGAAAGACTGGAAGATGTTCTTCAGGCAACTCATGCCTTTTTCTTTATGGCTGATAGCTTTTGCAGTCAACTATTTGTTATTTACACATAAACATGCAGAATCCGGATGGGTCATACTGTGGTTTGATTTTTACCATTATTTTATGCCGCTGCCTCCGGTCAATGCAGCAGACCTCAGATGGTATCCGGCTGCTTTATATCATTTAATAGAATATCCGCTGGGCCTGACCTGGAAACTTTATACCGGAAATTCTGTCTGGTTTAAGGTTCTGCTGAATACCCCCTGGTTACCATTTGCCACATTATTTTATGGAATCTGGTTATTTATAAGGGAAAAGAAACACAGACTGGTTTTATTGTTTCCATTTCTGCTGGTTTTCCTGGCCTCAGGATTGAAGCTCTATCCGTTAAATGAAAGATTCTGGGTTTTCATCTGTCCTGTACTGATTCTTTTTATTGCCAGAGGTACAGAGCAACTAGCCGGCCTTTTTCAAAGTTCACTGGTAAAGCTACTTCTGGTGATACTTTTGATAGCTGCCCCCATTTATAATTCCATATGGTTTATGATACATCCTGATGAATTTATTATGCACAAAAGATCTTTCCAGAAAGAAGCACTAGCTTATATAAATGACCGGTTTCAGCAAGGTGACCTGGTTTACGTTTACTGGAATGATTTACCGGGTTATCGTTTTTACAGCAATACTTATCCTTATACTTTCAAAGCACTGGAAGGAAAAGATTACCGTAAAGCTTCGGTAAGTTATCCGGACTATATCGCACATCTGCAAAAAGACTTCAGTGCCTTTAAAGGAAAGAAAAGGATATGGCTGATTTATAATAATCGCTTCCTGACTGATATCGGCGATGAAATAGATCAGCCCGCCTGGTATTATCTGAAAGACATTAATCCGGCAGACCGCCTGAACAGTTATCTTTCAACTTTAGGAAAGAATGAAAATGTTTACAGCTCATTTGATATCAAAGTATCACTGATCACTTTAAACGGGCAAAAATAA
- a CDS encoding TonB-dependent receptor domain-containing protein yields MRYTETAPGIGIIEGQRLVGTTKNTANGTVFYTFMDGDLKGLKLGTSVFYVGSRNGGRDNNKNGTTTGTIPLKPFTTVDVSAGYSFSRFSILAKLSNIGNTYNYYVHENYSINPIPPRQFMTTLSYKF; encoded by the coding sequence ATGCGTTATACTGAAACTGCACCCGGAATCGGTATTATTGAAGGACAGCGTTTAGTTGGAACAACAAAAAATACGGCGAACGGAACTGTTTTTTATACGTTTATGGATGGAGACCTTAAAGGACTTAAACTGGGAACATCGGTGTTTTATGTAGGTTCTCGTAATGGTGGCCGTGATAATAATAAAAATGGGACTACTACGGGTACAATCCCCCTTAAACCATTTACTACCGTTGATGTTTCAGCAGGATATAGCTTTAGCAGATTCTCAATCCTTGCTAAATTATCAAACATAGGAAATACTTATAACTATTATGTACATGAAAACTACAGTATCAATCCTATTCCACCGCGCCAGTTTATGACAACCTTGTCTTATAAATTTTAA
- a CDS encoding HAD family hydrolase has protein sequence MIDWANLKVLILDVDGTLYNQAGLRTKMLFALLKYYLVRPLQIKDLLILYVFRSEREKRAGYCGNNLEHEQYQWCASKTGDSTDRIKQVISKWMFKFPNPYLYEYRYKEIYPFLHELKARKIKVAVYSDYPAADKLKALNIEPDLVIASTDRQINCLKPKATALFHIMQVFGVRSEQCLYIGDRKELDGVCAAQAKIHYLNIDTHQAGSLYTELADSLKNAN, from the coding sequence GTGATTGACTGGGCAAATTTAAAAGTTCTGATTCTTGATGTAGACGGCACATTGTACAATCAGGCAGGATTAAGAACAAAAATGTTATTTGCTTTGCTAAAGTACTATTTGGTCAGACCATTGCAAATTAAAGATCTCCTGATCCTGTATGTCTTTCGTTCTGAACGTGAAAAAAGAGCAGGATATTGCGGTAATAATCTGGAACATGAGCAGTATCAGTGGTGTGCTTCCAAAACGGGGGATTCGACAGACCGGATTAAACAGGTCATTTCCAAATGGATGTTCAAATTTCCAAATCCTTACTTATATGAATACCGGTATAAAGAAATATATCCTTTTCTGCATGAATTGAAGGCCCGTAAAATCAAAGTAGCTGTTTACTCAGATTACCCTGCCGCTGATAAATTAAAAGCGTTAAATATAGAACCTGATCTGGTAATTGCATCTACCGACAGGCAGATCAATTGTCTGAAGCCGAAAGCAACGGCATTGTTTCATATCATGCAGGTTTTTGGTGTTCGTTCGGAACAGTGTTTGTATATAGGTGACAGGAAGGAATTGGATGGAGTATGTGCTGCCCAGGCAAAAATACACTACCTCAATATAGATACACATCAAGCTGGTAGTTTATATACTGAACTGGCAGATAGTTTAAAAAACGCTAATTAG
- a CDS encoding UbiA family prenyltransferase, which produces MTLKKTAGLKNYIALARPDSWVKNIFMVPGMLFALSVFKTPLTSHLFFKIIIGIISTCFIASANYVINEYLDADFDKFHPLKKNRSSVVYTVNPRLVCLEYAFLAIAGLSLAYLISYKFIILSALLLFMGVIYNVRPFRSKERVFLDVLSESVNNPIRFGLGWFIFSPALGAPSSKWDFDWINTFPPTSIIVAYWMGGAFLMATKRFAEYRLIGNPETAGLYRRSFKFYTENSLLVSMFFYAITCAFFMGIFLIKDRIELLVSFPFFALLFSWYLRIGLLNDSPVQGTEKLHTRKWFMLYLFLFTALLCILMFVDIPWLYWFLKNASNY; this is translated from the coding sequence ATGACGCTTAAAAAAACGGCAGGTCTGAAAAATTATATTGCCCTGGCCAGACCCGACAGCTGGGTGAAAAATATCTTTATGGTACCGGGAATGCTCTTCGCATTATCTGTATTTAAAACGCCGTTAACCAGTCACCTTTTCTTTAAAATTATTATTGGGATCATCAGTACCTGTTTCATTGCATCAGCAAATTATGTGATCAATGAGTACCTGGATGCAGATTTTGATAAGTTTCACCCGTTAAAGAAGAACAGATCTTCAGTTGTTTACACCGTAAATCCCAGACTGGTCTGTCTGGAATATGCTTTTCTGGCAATTGCCGGTTTGTCGCTTGCCTATCTCATCTCTTATAAGTTTATCATCTTATCTGCGTTGCTGTTATTCATGGGGGTGATTTATAATGTCAGACCCTTCAGAAGTAAGGAAAGAGTATTTCTGGACGTACTTTCTGAATCTGTGAATAACCCTATCCGCTTTGGTCTGGGATGGTTTATATTTTCTCCGGCTTTAGGTGCGCCCAGCAGTAAATGGGATTTTGACTGGATTAATACTTTTCCGCCAACGAGTATTATTGTGGCCTACTGGATGGGAGGAGCGTTTTTAATGGCAACTAAACGCTTTGCAGAATACAGATTAATTGGAAATCCTGAAACAGCTGGTCTGTACCGCAGATCTTTTAAGTTTTATACAGAGAACAGTTTGCTTGTATCCATGTTCTTTTATGCGATTACCTGTGCTTTTTTTATGGGGATTTTTCTCATCAAAGATAGGATAGAATTACTCGTTAGTTTTCCCTTTTTTGCTTTACTGTTTTCCTGGTATCTGAGAATTGGATTATTAAATGATTCTCCTGTACAGGGGACAGAGAAACTGCATACCCGCAAGTGGTTTATGTTGTATCTATTTTTGTTTACCGCTTTACTCTGCATTCTGATGTTTGTTGATATCCCATGGTTGTACTGGTTCCTTAAAAATGCCTCTAATTATTAG
- a CDS encoding TonB-dependent receptor: protein MIRLILAPLFVLLTLNVCAQTTGTIKGKISTSDGHPAAYVSVGLKNKNLGSTSNEEGYYTIKMVKPGQYTLKVSAVGSKSVEKQIKVQAGEELNVDFIIVQSSDELKEINIRSNARNKFATKKSEYVSKMSLTNLENPQVYTTVSKELMGDQLVFSVDDATRNVPGLQKMWEATSRAGDGGGYYSSRGFIVQSKMRNGVAGNISTRIDAANLERLEVIKGPSATLFGSTLTSYGGLINRVTKKPYEGTGGEVTYSRGSYDFERVAVDFNAPVSKSDQIYMRVNAAYNYEGSFQDSGFDKSFFLAPSLSYKVNDRLDLNFDAEISSGRNVPKQIIFFYFPASQLGYDRADQVGLDYRKSYMSNDLLQVYNNANIFAQATYKISKKWTSQTNITHTYSYSNGRSPYFFLAPDNIAVPGLPASPKANYLSRADQSTENGKAKVTEIQQNFNGEFNIGQVKNKIVVGLDYMHSNSNILFYSTNKIDVINFRGSMPNYNNFNAASVAAYYALNRTNPDSVSNFLSKSINNIYSAYVSDAIGLTDRLTALAALRVDRFENINNEAGAATGNNPAYKQTAFSPKFGLVFQPVKDQVSIFGNYQNSFTNQQGTDVKGNTFKPEQANQLEGGVKLDVFKGKLSGTISYYYIKVKDVLRTDPTNPNFRIQDGGKISKGIEFELNANPFQGFNILTGFGYNENHFVNASEDVEGRRDGSSMSPYSANLWLSYKLPSGYLKGLGVGFGGNYASDNKIVNTTTSVFTLPKYTVLNASVFYDHPKFRIGAKVDNLTNKEYWIGYTTMNAQKLRSFVGSISYKF from the coding sequence ATGATAAGACTTATACTTGCTCCTTTATTTGTACTCCTTACGTTGAACGTTTGTGCACAAACAACTGGTACTATTAAAGGGAAAATTTCGACCTCCGATGGTCATCCGGCAGCTTATGTTTCTGTTGGTCTGAAAAATAAAAATCTGGGAAGTACCAGTAACGAAGAAGGATACTATACTATTAAAATGGTTAAACCAGGTCAGTATACCTTAAAAGTTTCTGCTGTGGGTAGTAAATCTGTTGAAAAACAGATTAAAGTACAGGCCGGTGAAGAACTGAATGTTGACTTTATTATTGTTCAAAGTTCAGATGAGCTGAAAGAGATCAATATCAGGAGTAATGCAAGAAATAAATTCGCAACGAAGAAAAGCGAATATGTATCAAAGATGTCTCTGACCAATCTGGAAAATCCGCAGGTTTATACAACAGTTTCCAAAGAACTCATGGGCGATCAGCTGGTCTTTTCTGTAGACGATGCAACCAGGAATGTACCCGGACTGCAAAAAATGTGGGAAGCAACTTCAAGAGCAGGAGATGGTGGCGGTTATTACAGTTCCCGTGGATTTATAGTGCAGAGCAAGATGAGAAATGGTGTTGCCGGTAACATAAGCACAAGAATTGATGCCGCTAACCTGGAGCGTCTGGAAGTGATTAAGGGCCCCTCTGCAACTCTATTTGGCAGTACGCTGACTTCTTATGGTGGCTTAATCAACAGAGTGACTAAAAAGCCTTATGAAGGTACAGGAGGTGAGGTAACCTACAGCAGAGGAAGTTATGATTTTGAGCGGGTAGCGGTAGATTTTAATGCACCAGTTTCGAAATCTGATCAGATTTATATGCGTGTAAATGCTGCCTATAATTACGAAGGCAGCTTCCAGGACAGTGGATTTGATAAAAGTTTTTTTCTTGCACCGAGTTTATCTTATAAAGTAAATGACCGGTTAGATCTGAATTTTGACGCGGAAATTTCTTCCGGACGAAATGTACCTAAACAGATTATCTTCTTTTATTTCCCGGCTTCGCAACTGGGATATGACAGAGCAGATCAGGTTGGTCTGGACTATAGAAAATCATATATGAGCAATGACTTGTTACAAGTCTATAACAATGCAAATATCTTTGCTCAGGCAACCTATAAGATTAGCAAAAAATGGACTTCGCAAACCAATATTACTCATACTTACAGCTATTCTAATGGCCGGAGCCCATATTTCTTTTTGGCCCCTGATAACATAGCTGTACCTGGATTACCGGCCTCTCCAAAGGCAAATTATTTATCCAGAGCTGATCAGTCTACTGAAAATGGTAAGGCAAAAGTTACTGAAATTCAGCAGAACTTTAACGGCGAGTTTAATATTGGACAGGTTAAAAACAAGATCGTTGTTGGATTAGATTATATGCATAGCAATTCTAACATATTGTTCTATTCTACCAATAAGATTGATGTGATCAACTTCAGAGGGTCAATGCCGAATTATAACAACTTTAACGCAGCTAGCGTGGCGGCGTATTATGCGTTGAACAGAACAAATCCGGATAGTGTTTCAAACTTTCTTTCTAAGTCAATAAATAATATATACAGTGCCTATGTATCGGATGCAATAGGTTTGACAGATCGTTTAACTGCCCTAGCTGCTTTAAGAGTAGATCGTTTTGAAAATATCAATAATGAGGCTGGTGCAGCTACAGGTAATAATCCTGCTTATAAACAGACTGCATTTTCACCAAAATTTGGTTTGGTATTCCAACCGGTAAAAGACCAGGTTTCAATTTTTGGAAATTATCAGAACAGTTTTACCAATCAGCAGGGAACAGACGTTAAAGGAAATACATTTAAGCCGGAACAAGCTAATCAATTGGAAGGCGGGGTTAAACTGGATGTTTTTAAAGGAAAGTTGAGTGGTACAATTTCTTATTATTATATCAAAGTAAAAGATGTTTTAAGGACAGACCCTACAAATCCTAATTTTAGAATCCAGGACGGAGGTAAAATCAGTAAAGGTATAGAGTTTGAACTTAATGCCAATCCTTTCCAGGGGTTCAATATCCTGACGGGATTTGGTTACAATGAAAACCATTTTGTAAATGCAAGTGAAGATGTTGAAGGTCGTCGTGATGGTTCTTCTATGTCTCCTTATTCTGCCAATCTGTGGTTAAGTTATAAATTACCTTCGGGTTATTTAAAAGGACTGGGTGTCGGCTTTGGAGGTAATTATGCAAGTGACAACAAAATTGTTAACACCACCACAAGTGTTTTTACCTTACCAAAATATACGGTTTTAAATGCCAGTGTTTTCTATGATCATCCAAAATTCCGTATTGGTGCCAAAGTAGACAACCTGACCAATAAAGAATACTGGATTGGTTATACCACTATGAATGCGCAGAAACTACGCAGTTTTGTAGGTAGTATCTCTTATAAATTCTAA
- a CDS encoding esterase-like activity of phytase family protein, which yields MKKTILSSFLMLTVSLYSCKKNNGETVTGNLTYPDMAEAADPAVLFTASNGVKVYNGGFGSAVAADPNDPAVFYMLTDRGPNADGPAENIKIFGKPDFTPQIGKFRLKDGKLVLEQTILLKNAAGVNLNGLPNLPGAGSSEETAIDLNGTVLAPGPDGLDSEGLVRAADGSFWVSDEYGPHLVHFDPAGKTIERINPFGDGTGGRKIPAVFARRKPNRGMEGLTITPDGKTLVGIMQSPMFNPSKAEVKGSVVLRILTFEIATGATKQYVYLMDNASLTGVSEILAVNSTTFLTLERDGDYGGAPTSPATFKKVFKIDLSNATDISDAANGATGKLFGGKTPEQLKDLAGIQGAGIVPVSKTEVLDLLKNLPTVYPHDKAEGMALVNGNTLVISNDDDFGVIPGANGSFAAKILPSINQVDRNRLYFVKIKL from the coding sequence ATGAAAAAAACGATACTATCTTCTTTCCTTATGCTTACGGTCTCTTTGTATTCCTGTAAAAAAAATAATGGCGAAACAGTTACCGGGAATTTAACCTATCCGGATATGGCAGAAGCTGCTGATCCTGCTGTACTCTTCACTGCTTCAAATGGAGTTAAAGTCTATAACGGAGGTTTTGGTTCTGCTGTAGCAGCCGATCCGAATGATCCTGCTGTTTTCTATATGTTAACCGATCGCGGTCCGAATGCTGATGGACCAGCTGAAAATATTAAGATTTTTGGTAAGCCTGATTTTACCCCTCAGATAGGTAAATTCCGGTTAAAAGATGGAAAACTGGTATTGGAACAAACCATTCTGTTAAAAAATGCAGCTGGTGTAAATTTAAATGGTTTACCAAATCTGCCGGGTGCCGGTTCCAGTGAAGAAACGGCAATTGATCTTAACGGCACTGTTCTGGCTCCTGGTCCGGATGGACTGGACTCTGAAGGTTTAGTCCGCGCTGCTGATGGCAGTTTCTGGGTGAGTGACGAGTATGGGCCACATCTGGTTCATTTTGATCCGGCAGGAAAAACCATTGAAAGAATAAATCCCTTTGGTGATGGTACGGGCGGTCGTAAAATTCCTGCTGTATTTGCGAGACGAAAACCTAACCGCGGAATGGAAGGACTAACTATCACACCAGATGGAAAAACGCTGGTTGGCATCATGCAGTCTCCAATGTTCAATCCGTCTAAAGCAGAAGTAAAAGGTTCTGTTGTATTACGTATACTGACTTTTGAAATTGCTACAGGTGCAACTAAACAATATGTTTATTTAATGGATAATGCTTCACTGACGGGTGTTAGTGAGATCCTGGCAGTAAACAGTACTACTTTTTTAACACTGGAGAGAGATGGTGATTATGGTGGTGCACCAACCAGTCCTGCTACCTTTAAGAAGGTATTTAAGATTGATCTTTCTAATGCTACAGATATTTCTGATGCAGCTAATGGTGCAACAGGGAAGTTATTTGGTGGTAAAACTCCGGAACAATTAAAGGATCTGGCTGGTATCCAGGGTGCAGGTATTGTACCGGTGAGCAAAACCGAGGTCCTGGATCTTTTAAAGAATTTACCAACTGTTTATCCGCATGATAAAGCAGAAGGAATGGCTTTAGTGAACGGAAATACCCTGGTGATCTCCAATGATGATGATTTTGGTGTAATTCCAGGAGCAAATGGTTCATTTGCGGCAAAAATTCTGCCTTCTATCAATCAGGTTGACCGCAACAGGTTATATTTTGTGAAAATAAAACTGTAA
- a CDS encoding LLM class flavin-dependent oxidoreductase — protein sequence MVNETHQTKLSAIPYSVLDLATVVAGKTPADTFRNSLDLAQNAEKFGYTRYWLAEHHNMISVASSATSLLIGHIAGGTNTIRVGSGGIMLPNHSPLIVAEQFGTLASLYPGRIDLGLGRAPGTDQTTAMAIRGERFSAVHDFPQDIIKLQTFFSADNANSRVRAIPGEGLDIPIWVLGSSTDSARLAAAMGLPYAFASHFAPAQFLTAIHIYRQNFKPSAHLKAPYVISCINVIAADTDAEADRLSTSLKRFFMGVVTGKLELLQPPVDNMDSVWTDYEEAAVNQMIACSFFGSPATIREDMESFIKQTQVDEIMITSHIFDHQARVHSYELFADLMKA from the coding sequence ATGGTAAATGAAACACATCAGACAAAATTATCAGCTATTCCATATTCAGTATTAGATTTAGCTACAGTAGTGGCGGGAAAGACCCCTGCTGATACTTTTCGCAATAGCCTTGATCTGGCACAAAATGCAGAGAAATTTGGGTATACCAGATACTGGCTGGCAGAACATCATAATATGATAAGTGTTGCGAGTTCGGCAACTTCATTGCTGATCGGTCATATTGCGGGTGGTACAAATACGATCCGTGTAGGGTCGGGAGGAATTATGTTACCCAATCATTCTCCTTTAATTGTGGCAGAACAATTTGGTACTCTGGCATCTTTATATCCCGGAAGGATAGATCTGGGACTTGGTCGTGCACCAGGTACTGATCAGACAACTGCAATGGCTATCAGGGGAGAAAGATTTAGTGCCGTACATGATTTTCCCCAGGATATTATCAAGTTGCAGACTTTTTTTTCAGCAGACAATGCGAACAGCCGTGTAAGGGCTATTCCCGGCGAAGGATTAGATATTCCAATCTGGGTATTGGGCTCAAGTACCGATAGTGCCCGTTTGGCCGCGGCTATGGGCTTGCCATATGCTTTTGCCAGTCATTTTGCGCCAGCTCAGTTTTTGACAGCAATTCATATTTACCGTCAGAATTTCAAGCCATCCGCTCATCTGAAGGCTCCTTATGTTATTTCCTGTATCAATGTAATCGCTGCAGATACTGATGCTGAAGCTGATAGACTTTCGACTTCATTAAAGCGGTTTTTTATGGGAGTAGTAACCGGAAAACTGGAACTGTTACAACCTCCGGTTGATAACATGGATAGTGTCTGGACAGATTATGAAGAGGCTGCGGTTAATCAAATGATAGCCTGTTCTTTCTTTGGCAGTCCGGCAACAATCAGGGAAGATATGGAGTCTTTTATTAAACAGACGCAGGTCGATGAGATCATGATAACCTCTCACATTTTTGATCATCAGGCAAGAGTACATTCTTATGAGCTTTTTGCAGACCTGATGAAGGCTTAA